A genome region from Tursiops truncatus isolate mTurTru1 chromosome 15, mTurTru1.mat.Y, whole genome shotgun sequence includes the following:
- the SIRPB2 gene encoding signal-regulatory protein beta-2: MVASLGDHGRHTLPPVMPTPTRLAHSSPRSWLLALLLVLWGASEQSKAGKWQVLQPEGPMLVAEGETLLLRCTVVGSCTDGMIKWVKVSNQDQQEIYNFKHGFFPGVMPMIQKTLEPLNCDYSIYIHNVTAKHAGSYHCVRLDGLNEHSGKKLDEGTSVLVKRAGDPEPDLWIIQPQELVLATTGDTVFLNCTVLGDGPPGPIRWFRGAGLSREAIYNFRGISYPNVTAVRASNNDFSILLHGISTEHSGTYYCVKFQRKPNRQYLSGQGTRLRVKAKHTSLQESEFTNERAAKVFPSGLLSVLTLVVLGLKAVTLAAVLLALAAHRRNP, encoded by the exons ATGGTGGCCAGTCTAGGAGACCACGGGAGGCACACTTTGCCCCCAGTGATGCCCACCCCTACCCGCCTGGCTCATTCATCTCCCCGCTCCTGGCTGCTGGCACTGCTCCTTGTCCTCTGGG GAGCTTCTGAGCAGAGCAAGGCGGGTAAATGGCAGGTCCTGCAGCCTGAAGGCCCCATGCTGGTGGCAGAAGGTGAGACACTCCTGCTGAGGTGTACAGTAGTCGGCTCCTGCACTGATGGCATGATAAAATGGGTCAAGGTGAGCAACCAGGACCAGCAGGAAATTTATAACTTCAAACATGGCTTCTTCCCCGGGGTAATGCCCATGATCCAGAAGACACTGGAACCACTTAATTGCGACTATTCCATCTATATCCACAATGTCACCGCGAAACATGCTGGAAGCTACCACTGTGTGAGACTTGATGGCTTGAATGAGCACTCAGGAAAGAAGCTGGACGAGGGCACCTCTGTGCTTGTGAAGA GAGCTGGGGACCCAGAGCCAGACCTCTGGATCATCCAACCCCAGGAGTTGGTGTTGGCAACCACTGGAGACACTGTCTTCCTGAACTGCACGGTGCTTGGAGATGGTCCCCCCGGACCCATCAGGTGGTTTCGGGGAGCTGGTCTGAGCCGGGAGGCCATTTACAACTTTAGAGGTATCTCCTACCCCAATGTGACAGCGGTCCGGGCTTCCAACAATGATTTCAGCATTCTTCTGCATGGCATCTCCACTGAGCATTCAGGCACTTATTACTGTGTAAAGTTTCAGAGGAAACCCAACAGGCAATACCTATCTGGACAGGGCACCAGGCTGAGAGTCAAAG CAAAGCACACTTCTCTCCAAGAGTCAGAATTCACCAATGAACGTGCAGCCAAGGTATTTCCATCAG GCCTCCTGTCTGTGCTCACTCTTGTGGTCCTGGGACTGAAAGCTGTGACCTTGGCTGCAGTCCTGCTGGCCCTGGCTGCCCACCGGAGGAATCCTTGA